CTGCACTCAACTTACTTCTCATCCTGCACGCTGACCACGAACAAAATTGTTCTACATCTACTGTGCGTTTGGTGGGATCTTCTCTAGCCAACTTGTATGGAGCAATTTCAGCAGGAATCCTTGCTCTTTGGGGACCACGTCATGGGGGAGCCAACCAAGAAGTATTGGAAATGTTGGAAGGCATTAAAAAAAGCGGACTCTCGGTTAAAAAAATCGTAGAACAAGCCAAAGACAAAAACTCAAGTTTCCGATTGAATGGATTTGGGCACAGAGTTTACAAAAACTTTGACCCTCGTGCCAAAATTATCAAAGTAGCTTGCGATAAAGTTTTAAACAAACTAGGAATCAAAGATCCACTTCTTGACATTGCAAAAGAATTGGAAGAAGCAGCTTTGAATGATCCTTACTTTGTAGAAAGAAAACTCTATCCAAACGTCGACTTCTATTCTGGAATCATCTATCGTGCTCTTGGAATTCCTACCAATATGTTTACAGTGATGTTTGCTATGGGAAGACTTCCAGGTTGGATTGCACAATGGAAAGAGATGATTGAAGACCCTAGTTTAAAAATTGGTCGACCAAGACAAATTTACACTGGTCCACAAGAAATCTCTTACGAAGCAGCAAAAAAACAGGCTTAAAAAACCTTTAAACAAAACAAGGACAGGGGATAGAATCTCCTGTCCAAAACTTAAAAATTGAAAAAAATATTCCCGGACAAAATCCTTTTTCTATTTTTTCTCTCTACTCTATCCTTTACTAACACACTTCTTTCCGAAACACCCAATGACATTGGGGAACGAATTATCCAAACAAAAAAATTCACCTATTGGATTGATCCCAACTCAACTGTTCCCATTGAATCTGTTTTAAAAACTGGGGAATTTAAAACAATAACCGAGGACTTTGTAAACTTTGGTTTTCTGAAAGGAACTCTTTGGTTAAGGTTAGATCCAAGAGATTTCCCCGATCCAATCAAATACCCATTACTCCTCATCCAAGCACATAACATTGATTCTGTGGAGCTATTTCATAAAAATGATGGGAAGTCATATGTAGTATCCAAGTCCGGCCATAACCAACCTGTTTTCCAAAGAGAAATACCCCACAGAAATTTTGTCTTTCGGATTGGACATGAAAAAGAAACCATTCTCATTGCCATCCGTTCTGAAATTTCACTTCAGTTTGCTTTAGTTTTTACTAACCAAAGAAATCTCCAAAGAGAAGACTACATTACCCAATGGATTTACGGATTATTTTTTGGAAGTTTAGGTATCATCATTTTATACAATCTAGCAATTGCATTTTTTGTAAGAGATAGGAACTATTTTTATTATATTGGTTATGTTTTATTTTTTGGTCTCGGTCAACTTTCTCTTCTTGGTTTCTGGGGTTATTTTTTTGTTCCCGATTCTTATTTTTGGAAACGGATTGGTATCCCTGTATTTTTTAGTATCTGCCTTTTTTTCTTTGTTTTATTTACTTCTAATTTTTTAAAACTGAAAGCTCGAATTCCAAAAGTAGCTCGATTCTACCATGTATTAGGAATTTTTTCCTTACTGAATGCCGCAGTTGCATTGTTTGGTGGAATCTCTCAATCATCTATTGGTGTAAGTTGGCTTTCAGTTTTGATCTGTATCAGTTTACTGATCGTTCTTGTATGGGGAATTTGGAAGCGACTCCGTTCATTTTATTATTTTGCCGTAGCCTTTGTTTTATTACTCATTACTTGTATTGTTTATGGATTACTTAAATTTGGGATTCTCCCTTCCAATCCCTTTTTAGAAGAGATGTTATTTCCCATCGCTTCTCTTGCTGACATTACTTTGTTTGCATTCGCTTTGGCAGATCGAATTCAATTGTTACGCCAAGAAAAAGATATGGCCCTGGCCCAAGTCACAAGCCTCAGACGAGAAAGAAAGATTTCCAGGGACATCCTCATGCAGTCCCTTCCGAAAACTATTCCCGATGTTAAGAACTTACAAATTCAAATTTATATCTTACCAATGAAAGATGTGGGTGGAGATTTTTACGAATTCTTCTCACCAAACCCTTACGAAATAGGTATTGTACTTTGTGATGTTTCAGGCCATGGAATTCCAGCCTCGCTCATTTCTGCTATGGGAAAGGTTGCCTTTACAACTCAAAAAGATAATATTTCCTCTCCTAAACAAGTTTTAGAAGGAATGAATCGCGTGTTATACGGTAACTGTAATCCTCAATATGTAACGGCTTCCTATGTTTACCTTAATACATCAACTAAGGTATGGCGGTTTGGACGTGCAGGCCATCCTAGTGCTTACCTGCAAAGAGCAAGTGGCGAAATTATCAAGGTCCATCCCAAAGGAAAAATTATCGGAGTTTTTCCAGAAATCCAAATTGAAGAAACCACTTACCGGGTAGAACCGAAGGATCGTATCCTCATCCTAAGTGATGGAGTCTTGGAATCTTTTAATCCAGAAGGAAAAATGTATGGAGAGTCCGGGTTATTGGAATTTTTACGCACGAATCGCGAAATACCCAATCATTTATTCAAAGGAAAACTCATTCAAGATTTAGAGTCGTTTTCTAAAACAGAAATAAAAGAGTGGGACGACGACCTAACGTTTATTTTTCTGGAATTGGTATGACAAAAAGTTACGAACTCTTGGATTCAGGTGATCTATCCAAATTGGAAATTGTAGGTGGTTACAAACTCCATCGTTCTTCCCCTACATCAGCTTACGGAAAGGAAACTCCAGGGATTTGGAGCGACCTCCATGCGCAGTACATTAAAAATGATTCAGGCTCTGGTCATTGGAATTTTCAAAAGAAAGTTCCCGAAAGTTTTACCATTGAATTTTCTAATCTTACCTTTAAAATTAAACTTACCCCATTTGGTCATATTGGACTTTTTCCAGAACAAGAAACCAATTGGAATCGAATCCGTGAAATTGGAAAAAAGAAACAAGGCCTCGAAGTTTTAAATCTGTTTGCTTATTCAGGAGGATCCACTCTCGCCTGTTTGGATGCGGGTATGGGTGTTTGTCATGTTGATGCTTCAAAAGGTATGGTAGACTGGGCACGCGAAAACGCAAAACTTTCAGGACTCGATTCTAAACCTGTGCGATGGATTGTGGATGATGTAATGAAGTTCATTCGTCGGGAAATCAAACGCGGAAAAAAATACCAAGGCCTCATTCTCGATCCACCCAGTTTCGGTCGTGGTTCTAAAGGAGAAGTTTGGAAAATTGAAGAGAACTTACCTGAACTTATGGATGCCCTTATGGAACTGTCGGATTCCAAACCAGAATTTGTCATTCTCAGTTGCCATAGCCAAGGTTTTAGTCCCCTTACATTAGAAAGGATTTTGTCTTCAAGAATCAAAACCAAAGGTACTTACCAAACCTCTGAGTTATTCATTCCAGAAAGATCGGGGAAAAAATATCCTGCGGGATTCTGTACTTTCTTCACTAAATAAAAACGTCCATTCATTATAAGTCCCATGCCAAATCGAAGACAATACATCACCAGTTTTTCCAACCCAAAGGTCAAATGGGTAGCGGGACTTAAAGAAAAAAGAAACCGCGATGAAGAAAAAAAATTCTTCATTGAAGGGTATAGGGAAATCAAAAAAGCCATTGCCAGTAACCCCTCTTCACCTATCCCTTGTTTGCCGGTCAATATCACCAGTTTATTTATCTCGCCTGAATGTTTTTTAGGTGAAAATGAAGAACAATTGATTCAGTCGGTCCATTGTCCTGTGTTTGAACTACCTCGTAAAATTTTTGAAAAAATTTCTTACAGGGATAGGCCCGACGGACTCATCGCTGTAGCGGAAACTCCCGATGCCTTTGTACCTTGGGATAAAATAAAATCCTTGGAAACAAACCCTGTGCTTATCATTGAAGGTGTGGAAAAACCAGGAAACCTTGGTACCATTTTACGCACTGCCGAAGGTGCAGGGGTGGGTCTTGTGATAGTCACCGATTCGCGGATTGATCTATTTAACCCTAATGTGGTTCGTGCAAGTACAGGTACCATCTTTACTTTGCCAGTTTATATTGGTGAATTAAACGAAGTTCTCACAGAGTTCCATAAAAAAGGATACAAACGTTACGCGGTGACACCAGAAGGAAAAACACTGTATACTTCTGTAAATATGAAAGAAAAATCAATTTTCCTTTTTGGAAGTGAACAGTATGGACTCAGTGCTGATGCCAAAAAACTTTCAGACGATACTCTCTACTTACCCATGCTAGGAGAAGCAGATTCTCTCAACTTAGCGATGTCATGTGGAATTGTATTGTATGAATCCATCCGACAAAGAAACCAATGAAAATTTATTTTTATATTTCAGGCCATGGGTTTGGACACATAAGTCGTTCTGGAAATATAATCAAACGTCTACTGAATGCTGAATTCATTGAAGAAATCCATCTAGTAAGCACAAGACTTACCTTTTTAGATTTCACCCATCCAAAATTAAAAACACGAAATCTAAAACTGGATGTAGGAGTTTCACAAAAGAACTCTCTTTCCATTGATTTAGAAACTACCAAAGAAGAACTTCAGGATTTTGAGAAAAACAAAGCCCTACTCCTAAAAGAAGAAACTGAATACTGCAAAAGAAATAATATCTCACTCATTCTAACCGATAGTTCCTCGTTTCCCATCACCATTGCATTAGAAGTAGGAATCCAAAGTATTTTTCTCGGCAACTTTACTTGGGATTTTATCTATAGAAACTATGCCAAAGATGATTCCTATTTTGGAAACTTAAGTGACCAGTTGCAGGTAGAATACGGTTTTGCAACCGAAGCTCTGGTCTTACCTTTTTCTTGTCCCATGCCCAATTTTTTGGAACAGACTAACATCGGTCTTGTGGGAAGAAAACCAACTTTATCGAAAGAACTTGCCAGACAAAAGTTTGGCTTTAAGGACAATACCACATATATTCTTTTGTCATTTGGAGCTTACGGCCTTGATGGAACCAAACTACAAACAGATCATCTTTCTAAGTCCATTCAGTTGGTGGCTTATGGAGTTCCTGGAATCCAATCGGAAGGGATCCTCGTGCCAGAAGTCTCTCACTACCCGGATCTCGTAGCAGCTGCCGATTATTTTTGTACAAAACCAGGCTATGGAATTCTGGCAGAATGTTATTATGCTAAAACACCGATTCTATATACAGATCGAGGTGATTTTGCTGAATACTTTTATTTGGTAAATGCACTCGACCTTTATTTTCGGTCAGCTTATATTGATCTTAATCGAATAATTTCTTGTCAATTTGAAGAAGTGCTGACTCTAATTAATACAATCGACTCAATGACTCCCAAGTTAGAACTAAAAACAGATGGAGAAGAAGACGTCGTATCTCACTTATTAGAATACAATTAAATGCCAGGCCCAGACTCCTATACAGACAGAATCCTTCAAGATTTAGAAGCCTCAGAAAACGGATACTTCCAAATCGAAAACTCCGCTGGCAAAGCCGTATTAAAAATTACGAAACCGGGACCCAAAGGGAAAAAAGTCGATTACAAAGATGTACTGGCGCGAGTGCAACTTTTTGGAGTTGAAGGTTACCAACCAGATCAGATCAAAAAAGTTGTTGCTCTTGCCGAAGATAAACCTGTTGAAATTGGAACTTGGTCAAAAGGTGATCCTGTAAACTCCTATGCTGATATAACCATATCCGAAGATCATATGGAAGCGAAAATGGTTCTCCATCCTCCCAAACATGGAGGGGCCCTTCTCAGTGAATACCAGTTACGTGAGCAAATTGCTTCTGTAGGAATTTCTGTTGGTATCATTGACTCAGTGATACAAAATCAAGTGAAAAATCCTGATTTTTTTATTCCCTATACGATCGCCAAAGGTTATCCACCAGTTCCAGGAAAAGATGGGGAAATAAAAATCTACTTTCGCTCCGACAACAAACCCCAGTTAGAAGAAGATGAACATGGACGTATCGATTACAAAAACATTGCTGTCATTCAATCAGTAAAACCAGGTGATTTAATTGCCGAACGAATCCCTCCCAAAAAAGGAGAGTTCGGAAAAACTGTCAATGGATCCATGATCCCTTACCAAGAAGAAAAAACGATCGACTGGAACCTGGGACCAAACGTGGAATTGAAAGGGGACAAACTGTACGCTAAAATTGCAGGGCGACCCGTTCTATCAGCAGCTTGGGAAATCAAAGTGGATGAAGTGATCCAATTAGAAGCTGTAGATTATTCTACAGGAAACATTGACTTCCCTGGAACCATAATCGTTGAAGAAAAAATCGGAGACGGGTTTTCCTTAACTACAAGTGGAAGTATCATCATTCGAAATTCAGTGGGAAAAGCTTTCCTAAAAGCCAAAGGTGACATTGTTTTGTCAGGTGGGTTTATGGGAAGAGGTGAAGGTTATATAGAATCAGAAGGTAATATCTACGCAAAATTTGTAGAACAAGGCAAACTTACTGCCCAAGGAAGTATCTTTGTAGAAGAAGCTGTCATGCATTCTGAACTTTCTGCAAAAGATTTTATTCGAGTTGTTGGAGGCCGAGGAGAAGTCATTGGGGGAACAGTCATTGCAGGAAACTCACTCACTTGTGCCAAACTCGGTGCGGTTGTTGAAACCAAAACCAAAGTAGCCATAGGAACTCCACCAGAATTACTGGATGAACTCAATCGGATGAAAAAGGAAATTGCGGATAAAGAAATCACCCTCCACAAAGTTCAACTCACACTCACAAAACTTGTAGAGAAAAGTCAGAAAAAAGAACTGACTATCGAAGAAAAAGAAACCATTGCAAAACTAAAAGATGCGAACGAAAAATTTACAAAGGTTTTAGAAGCACAAAGTAAACAATTCGAAACTGCCCTTGGTTCATACGAACCAAATCCAGAAGCATTTGTAGATGTAGAAAGAGAAGTGTTTCCTGGAGTAGATTTAAGTTTTGGTGCCGGAAAAAACTATCGAATGGGAATTAATTCCTTAGTAGGAAAAACTCATTTTTATTTGGGAACTGACGGTAGTATTCAAACCGATAGAACCGTCATCCGCAAAGAAGACTAAACAGAATTTATTCTTCGTTTAGTATTCCCTCTTCTTCATCTTTTGATATTTTCTTTTCAGATTTAAGGTCTGCATCAACCGATTTTGCCACCTCAGGGATAGTGGTTTTCTTTCTTTTCTCAAATTTTAACTTTGTCAAATCGGCTTTATCAAAAACTAACCAATGTTTATTGCGGAAACCAGAAACCTTTTTAAAGGAAAATCCTTGGCCCTGTAATATATAGGTTGATTGAGGAAAATGTTCGAAAGGAATGTCGGGTATATTGGACCAGTCGTAATAATTCCCTTGTTCATCGTAAGTAATTTCTTTTTGGAGTTCTCCAAATAAAATTTCAATAGATGTGTCAGTTGACCAAATATAAAATCCAGTCCTAGAATAATGAGAAACAACAGACTTTACTGGGTTGTACTTTGAGATAACAAGCAGTAGCTGGTCTGGCTTTAGTTTTTGTAAACCATCGACTAGATCCAAAGCAAATTCTTTGATTTCCTTTTCTTCAAAAACATATTGGTTTACATCACCGTAAGAACTTTCTTCCCGAAAACGAATGTTCCCAAGTAAATCCAAAACTTTATCTTCTGTTAGTTCCACAGGATGGGCAAAAGTTTTTGAAACAGCAGTTTCAGACTTTAAGCTGATTTTATCGCGAGATACAGTGTAAATCGCAAACTCATTACTACGAAATAGTAGAGCGCGACTCTTAACACCAGTGGCACAGGAGTTAAGAATCATGGTAAATAGGAAAAGAGAGAAAATTCGGTAGAGTTTCATTATATTTATACCTCTAGAGTTTTTTGAAACTCTGGAAATTTGGAAAGGTATTCATCCAATGTCAAAATGGAAAGGATATGATTGAGTCCAGAAAGACGGAATACAGAGTTAAGATTTTTATTCAAATTGGTAACGAAGATTTCTACACCACGGTTGTGGAGAGCTGAAGATGCTTTGATTACGGCTCCAATCCCACTAGAATCCAGAAACTTTACAGAATGGAAATCCATTGTCAATTTTCCAAAATTCTGACTTTCTATTGCCTTCTCAAATTCTTGGTAAAACTCTCTTGAGTTTTCCATCAGGACATCCCTTTGGATCGATAGAAGCAGGTGATTTTCCTGACGGTGGCTTAGAATCAACATAGTTGGATTAACAATACGTTACGATTCTCTGGATTTGTGTCAAGAAAATCGGGCTTAGGAAAGAGGGCCCAAATCTGTGAGATTCATCTCTAAATCGTGCGGATATCCTTCTTTATCATTATAAACTACAATCGCTTTGTCAGATTGAATTTCTTTGATTTCTACAGTAGATCCGGTAAATATAAAAATTCCTTTATTTAGGAATGTCGGTTTTATTAATTTTGCCTTATCGCCTGGCTTCATTCCCCACCCTCTGTTTTTAAATAGAGGTCTTTACCGGCCTTTTTCATCACTTCAAAGATGTACATTTGGCTATGATCCACTCGAGTTCCAATATCATAAATGGCATCGGTAAAATCAGCACCTTCAATTTTGGCAGAGGCAAGTTTGGCAAAACGTAAGTCTGCACCACGGAAGTTGGCGTTTCTAAGGTCGGCTCCATTAAAAAAAGAAGCTTTCAAGTTGGCTCCTTGGAAGTTGGCTCCCACAAAACTAGAGTTTTGAAGAAAGGCATTGTGAAGGTCCGCTCCCGAAAAATCCACCCCATCTAATTTTTCTTTTTCCAACATAACACTGGATAACTTAGCATCGCGCAGATGGCCTTGGTTGTGAAGGAGTTCCATCGTTTGAGATTTTGTAATTCGGTTTTCTTTTGGAACCCCTTGTCCAGATTCATAATCTTCGACCGCTTTTTTGAGAGCAGCCACTGCAGATTCTGGATAGTTCTTTCTTCTTTCAGGAAACTCAAACAGAGTTTCTAAAGTTTCAGGAGTTAGGTTTTTAAGTTCGAGAAGAGATTTCCCTTTGGCGTATTCGGTAGCCATGGCAAGAGCCACGATACCAAAACCACATCCTGTTGTAGTGTAACTTGCGTCTTCCACAACAGACTGGTCATTTAACTTTAAGTAGATGCGATATCCGTCTCCGCAACCTGTGTTGCGGTAGTAAGAGACGACGGTAGCATCGTCCATCTCACGGTAATTCATCCTTTGGTCGTTGATTTCTTTGTAGCGAGCAAAGTCCATTACTGTCATGAGTGTTCTCCCCGTTTACTGATTAGACGGATTTGGCAGATGCCAATTACTTCATTTTGTATTTTTTCTTGAACTTGTCAACTCGACCGGTTGTATCCACTAGTTTGGATTTTCCAGTAAAGAATGGATGGCAGTTGGAACAAATTTCCACACTGATATCTCCGGCAGTGGATCTTGTTTCGATCACAGTACCACAAGCACATTTGATTTTAGCAGCAACGTATTTTGGATGTATGTCAGTTTTCATGGTGGTGCCCTTTTAGTTCGTATTCATGCTGGCGAGGAATTGGTCGTTAGTCTTCGCGCCGCGCATTTTTTCAATCAATAGTTCCATACTTTCGGTGATACTCATGGGAGAAAGTACTTTTCGGAGGATAAAAACTCGAGTGAGAGTGTCCTGCGGAAGGAGGAGTTCCTCTTTCCTGGTTCCTGAGCGGTTGATGTCAATGGCAGGGAAAATTCGTTTGTCAGCTAGTTTTCTGTCCAAATGGATTTCCATATTTCCCGTTCCCTTAAATTCCTCAAAAATCACCTCATCCATTCGGGAACCGGTATCAATGAGAGCTGTAGCAATGATGGTCAGTGACCCACCCTCTTCAATATTCCGAGCCGCTCCAAAAAAACGTTTTGGTTTGTGTAGGGCGTTGGAATCCACACCACCAGAAAGGATCTTTCCTGATGTGGGAACTACTTGGTTGTAAGCTCTCGCAAGTCTTGTGATGGAGTCTAGAAGGATGACTACATCCTTTCCATGTTCCACAAGTCGTTTTGCTTTTTCGATGACCATCTCAGCCACTTGGACGTGACGTTGTGCTGGTTCATCGAAAGTAGAACTTACCACTTCTCCTTTTACATGGCGAGCCATGTCGGTTACTTCTTCCGGACGTTCATCAATCAGAAGGACAATAAGAAAAATTTCTGGGTGGTTACGAGTGATTGCATTCGCAATGGACTGCATAAGAACCGTTTTACCTGTTCTTGGTGGCGCTACAATCAAAGCCCTTTGCCCTTTTCCAATCGGACACATAAGATCAATAATACGAGTGTCCAAATGGCTTGGATCAAACTCCATATTGATTCTTTCATCTGGATAAAGTGGAGTTAAGTTATCAAATAAATTTCTTTTTTGAGCAACCTCAACCGGAAATCCATTAATGGATTCCACTCGAAGCATAGCAAAAAATCGTTCTGCTTCTTTGGGAGGTCGGATGAGTCCTGTAACTGTATCTCCAGTACGAAGACCAAAAAGTTTAATTTGTGAAGGAGAAACATAAATATCATCTGGACCTGGCACATAATTGTAGTCAGGTGATCGGAGGAAACCATAACCATCAGGCAGTCTTTCCATAACTCCGGCTGCATGCACCTGACCGTCTTTTTCCGTTTGTGCTTGGAGAAGAGCAAACATCAAATTTTGTTTCTTTAAACCATGAGTGTTTTCCACTCCCAATCCTTTGGCAAGGTCTGCTAGTTCATTGATGTTTTTTTTCTTGAGTTCTACTAAATCAAGTGGAGGTGGAATGGGACCTTCGTATCTTCCCTTTTTCTTCTTAAATTGTTTTGGTGGTTCAGAACCATCTTCTTGGTCCATGATGCCGTTTGTATATTCGGTTTGGTCTTCGGGGGGATTAATTTGGATTTCGTCTTGTTTGCGTGATGCCATAGATTGTTCTACATTGATTGTTAGAGTATTTGATTAAATTTGGGAAACCATTTGTGCAAGTTAAGTATGCAAGGGAAACAGCGAAGTGCGGAGGTGTTTTCTCAAACGGTAATGAAAAAATCGTTTTTCCCTCATTTTCGTCAACGTCTTTTTTTTGTCTTTTTTCTCGCTGGACTT
The window above is part of the Leptospira terpstrae serovar Hualin str. LT 11-33 = ATCC 700639 genome. Proteins encoded here:
- a CDS encoding SpoIIE family protein phosphatase, producing MKKIFPDKILFLFFLSTLSFTNTLLSETPNDIGERIIQTKKFTYWIDPNSTVPIESVLKTGEFKTITEDFVNFGFLKGTLWLRLDPRDFPDPIKYPLLLIQAHNIDSVELFHKNDGKSYVVSKSGHNQPVFQREIPHRNFVFRIGHEKETILIAIRSEISLQFALVFTNQRNLQREDYITQWIYGLFFGSLGIIILYNLAIAFFVRDRNYFYYIGYVLFFGLGQLSLLGFWGYFFVPDSYFWKRIGIPVFFSICLFFFVLFTSNFLKLKARIPKVARFYHVLGIFSLLNAAVALFGGISQSSIGVSWLSVLICISLLIVLVWGIWKRLRSFYYFAVAFVLLLITCIVYGLLKFGILPSNPFLEEMLFPIASLADITLFAFALADRIQLLRQEKDMALAQVTSLRRERKISRDILMQSLPKTIPDVKNLQIQIYILPMKDVGGDFYEFFSPNPYEIGIVLCDVSGHGIPASLISAMGKVAFTTQKDNISSPKQVLEGMNRVLYGNCNPQYVTASYVYLNTSTKVWRFGRAGHPSAYLQRASGEIIKVHPKGKIIGVFPEIQIEETTYRVEPKDRILILSDGVLESFNPEGKMYGESGLLEFLRTNREIPNHLFKGKLIQDLESFSKTEIKEWDDDLTFIFLELV
- a CDS encoding class I SAM-dependent methyltransferase, whose amino-acid sequence is MTKSYELLDSGDLSKLEIVGGYKLHRSSPTSAYGKETPGIWSDLHAQYIKNDSGSGHWNFQKKVPESFTIEFSNLTFKIKLTPFGHIGLFPEQETNWNRIREIGKKKQGLEVLNLFAYSGGSTLACLDAGMGVCHVDASKGMVDWARENAKLSGLDSKPVRWIVDDVMKFIRREIKRGKKYQGLILDPPSFGRGSKGEVWKIEENLPELMDALMELSDSKPEFVILSCHSQGFSPLTLERILSSRIKTKGTYQTSELFIPERSGKKYPAGFCTFFTK
- a CDS encoding TrmH family RNA methyltransferase, with protein sequence MPNRRQYITSFSNPKVKWVAGLKEKRNRDEEKKFFIEGYREIKKAIASNPSSPIPCLPVNITSLFISPECFLGENEEQLIQSVHCPVFELPRKIFEKISYRDRPDGLIAVAETPDAFVPWDKIKSLETNPVLIIEGVEKPGNLGTILRTAEGAGVGLVIVTDSRIDLFNPNVVRASTGTIFTLPVYIGELNEVLTEFHKKGYKRYAVTPEGKTLYTSVNMKEKSIFLFGSEQYGLSADAKKLSDDTLYLPMLGEADSLNLAMSCGIVLYESIRQRNQ
- a CDS encoding DUF342 domain-containing protein — translated: MPGPDSYTDRILQDLEASENGYFQIENSAGKAVLKITKPGPKGKKVDYKDVLARVQLFGVEGYQPDQIKKVVALAEDKPVEIGTWSKGDPVNSYADITISEDHMEAKMVLHPPKHGGALLSEYQLREQIASVGISVGIIDSVIQNQVKNPDFFIPYTIAKGYPPVPGKDGEIKIYFRSDNKPQLEEDEHGRIDYKNIAVIQSVKPGDLIAERIPPKKGEFGKTVNGSMIPYQEEKTIDWNLGPNVELKGDKLYAKIAGRPVLSAAWEIKVDEVIQLEAVDYSTGNIDFPGTIIVEEKIGDGFSLTTSGSIIIRNSVGKAFLKAKGDIVLSGGFMGRGEGYIESEGNIYAKFVEQGKLTAQGSIFVEEAVMHSELSAKDFIRVVGGRGEVIGGTVIAGNSLTCAKLGAVVETKTKVAIGTPPELLDELNRMKKEIADKEITLHKVQLTLTKLVEKSQKKELTIEEKETIAKLKDANEKFTKVLEAQSKQFETALGSYEPNPEAFVDVEREVFPGVDLSFGAGKNYRMGINSLVGKTHFYLGTDGSIQTDRTVIRKED
- a CDS encoding LA_1326/LA_4305 family lipoprotein; this encodes MKLYRIFSLFLFTMILNSCATGVKSRALLFRSNEFAIYTVSRDKISLKSETAVSKTFAHPVELTEDKVLDLLGNIRFREESSYGDVNQYVFEEKEIKEFALDLVDGLQKLKPDQLLLVISKYNPVKSVVSHYSRTGFYIWSTDTSIEILFGELQKEITYDEQGNYYDWSNIPDIPFEHFPQSTYILQGQGFSFKKVSGFRNKHWLVFDKADLTKLKFEKRKKTTIPEVAKSVDADLKSEKKISKDEEEGILNEE
- a CDS encoding STAS domain-containing protein, with translation MENSREFYQEFEKAIESQNFGKLTMDFHSVKFLDSSGIGAVIKASSALHNRGVEIFVTNLNKNLNSVFRLSGLNHILSILTLDEYLSKFPEFQKTLEV
- a CDS encoding pentapeptide repeat-containing protein, which produces MTVMDFARYKEINDQRMNYREMDDATVVSYYRNTGCGDGYRIYLKLNDQSVVEDASYTTTGCGFGIVALAMATEYAKGKSLLELKNLTPETLETLFEFPERRKNYPESAVAALKKAVEDYESGQGVPKENRITKSQTMELLHNQGHLRDAKLSSVMLEKEKLDGVDFSGADLHNAFLQNSSFVGANFQGANLKASFFNGADLRNANFRGADLRFAKLASAKIEGADFTDAIYDIGTRVDHSQMYIFEVMKKAGKDLYLKTEGGE
- the rpmE gene encoding 50S ribosomal protein L31, coding for MKTDIHPKYVAAKIKCACGTVIETRSTAGDISVEICSNCHPFFTGKSKLVDTTGRVDKFKKKYKMK
- the rho gene encoding transcription termination factor Rho, with protein sequence MASRKQDEIQINPPEDQTEYTNGIMDQEDGSEPPKQFKKKKGRYEGPIPPPLDLVELKKKNINELADLAKGLGVENTHGLKKQNLMFALLQAQTEKDGQVHAAGVMERLPDGYGFLRSPDYNYVPGPDDIYVSPSQIKLFGLRTGDTVTGLIRPPKEAERFFAMLRVESINGFPVEVAQKRNLFDNLTPLYPDERINMEFDPSHLDTRIIDLMCPIGKGQRALIVAPPRTGKTVLMQSIANAITRNHPEIFLIVLLIDERPEEVTDMARHVKGEVVSSTFDEPAQRHVQVAEMVIEKAKRLVEHGKDVVILLDSITRLARAYNQVVPTSGKILSGGVDSNALHKPKRFFGAARNIEEGGSLTIIATALIDTGSRMDEVIFEEFKGTGNMEIHLDRKLADKRIFPAIDINRSGTRKEELLLPQDTLTRVFILRKVLSPMSITESMELLIEKMRGAKTNDQFLASMNTN